A genome region from Mycolicibacterium litorale includes the following:
- the rbpA gene encoding RNA polymerase-binding protein RbpA, with protein MADRVLRGSRLGAVSYETDRNHDLAPRQVARYRTDNGEEFDVPFADDAEIPGTWLCRNGLEGTLIEGDVPEPKKVKPPRTHWDMLLERRSVEELEELLKERLDLIKTKRRGS; from the coding sequence ATGGCTGATCGTGTCCTGAGAGGCAGTCGCCTCGGAGCTGTGAGCTACGAGACCGACCGCAACCACGACCTGGCGCCGCGTCAGGTCGCTCGCTACCGCACCGACAACGGCGAGGAATTCGACGTCCCGTTCGCCGACGACGCCGAGATTCCCGGCACCTGGCTGTGCCGTAACGGCCTGGAGGGCACCCTGATCGAGGGTGACGTCCCGGAGCCGAAGAAGGTCAAGCCGCCGCGTACCCACTGGGACATGCTGCTGGAGCGCCGCTCCGTCGAGGAGCTCGAGGAACTGCTCAAGGAGCGCCTCGACCTGATCAAGACGAAGCGACGCGGCAGCTGA
- a CDS encoding ABC transporter permease encodes MSSPTELTSPAAAVASAPATRRGDRKWTLIRWASPLVLLALWQVGSALGLIPQDVLPAPSLIVEAGIELIANGQLADALRVSGIRVVEGLLLGSTVGLVLGTAVGLSRWFEATIDPPMQMVRALPHLGLIPLFIVWFGIGELPKVLLVALGVSFPLYLNTFSAIRQVDPKLFETAHVLGFSFWQRFRTIIVPSAAPQVLVGFRQSLAIAWLTLIVAEQINADKGIGFLINNARDFLRIDIIIFGLVVYALLGIATDAGVRALERRALRYRT; translated from the coding sequence GTGAGCAGTCCCACCGAACTGACGTCTCCGGCGGCCGCGGTCGCCTCGGCGCCGGCCACCCGGCGCGGGGACCGCAAGTGGACGCTGATCCGCTGGGCGTCCCCGCTGGTGCTGCTCGCGCTGTGGCAGGTGGGCAGCGCCCTCGGGCTCATCCCGCAGGACGTGCTGCCCGCGCCGTCGCTGATCGTCGAGGCCGGCATCGAACTCATCGCGAACGGCCAACTCGCCGACGCGCTTCGGGTGTCCGGCATCCGGGTCGTGGAGGGTCTGCTGCTGGGCAGCACGGTCGGACTCGTGCTCGGCACCGCGGTCGGGCTGTCGCGCTGGTTCGAGGCGACGATCGACCCCCCGATGCAGATGGTCCGCGCGCTGCCCCATCTGGGCCTGATTCCGCTGTTCATCGTGTGGTTCGGCATCGGCGAACTGCCGAAGGTGCTGCTGGTGGCGCTCGGCGTGAGCTTCCCGCTGTATCTCAACACCTTCTCGGCGATCCGCCAGGTCGACCCCAAACTGTTCGAAACCGCTCACGTGCTCGGCTTCTCGTTCTGGCAACGGTTCCGCACCATCATCGTGCCCAGCGCCGCACCGCAGGTGCTCGTCGGGTTCCGCCAGTCACTCGCGATCGCGTGGCTGACCCTGATCGTGGCCGAACAGATCAACGCCGACAAGGGAATCGGCTTCCTCATCAACAACGCCCGCGACTTCCTGAGGATCGACATCATCATCTTCGGTCTGGTCGTGTACGCCCTGCTCGGCATCGCGACCGACGCAGGAGTCCGCGCACTCGAACGCCGAGCACTGAGGTACCGCACATGA
- a CDS encoding ABC transporter substrate-binding protein — MRAFRRTAIKGIAALTVIGVLAGCVSREQSSGAQEAPDTVPLSELSGVTLHIGDQKGGTQALLNAAGALDDLPYAVEFSTFTSGPPQIEAATAGKIDFAITGNTPPIFGAASNAKVKVVSAYDGGGFGDQVLVHADSPIRSVAELRGKSIAVAKGSSAHGHILVQLSRAGLSPSDVTLVFLQPADALSAFTQRRVDVWAVWDPYTAQAEKELSVRSIARATGVTNGAGFGVASDAALADPKRNTALGDLLVRYADAVRWANDHRDEWAQRYAAEVGLDPAVAVLAQGRSLRLPTALSDELVASEQEMADLFAESQQIAAAPDFSKWVDRRYADVLEPLYLDRN; from the coding sequence ATGCGCGCATTCCGACGGACCGCGATCAAGGGAATCGCCGCACTGACGGTGATCGGCGTCCTCGCCGGCTGCGTGTCACGGGAGCAGAGCAGCGGGGCACAGGAGGCGCCCGACACCGTACCGCTGTCGGAGCTGTCGGGGGTGACCCTGCACATCGGTGACCAGAAGGGCGGCACGCAGGCCCTGCTCAACGCCGCAGGAGCACTCGACGATCTGCCGTATGCCGTGGAGTTCTCGACGTTCACCTCCGGACCGCCGCAGATCGAGGCCGCCACCGCGGGCAAGATCGACTTCGCGATCACCGGCAACACCCCGCCGATCTTCGGCGCCGCGTCCAACGCGAAAGTGAAGGTCGTCTCCGCCTACGACGGTGGGGGTTTCGGCGATCAGGTGCTGGTGCACGCGGACTCGCCGATCCGGTCGGTGGCCGAATTGCGTGGTAAGAGCATCGCCGTCGCCAAGGGCAGTTCGGCGCACGGCCACATCCTCGTGCAGCTCTCCCGAGCCGGCCTCTCACCGTCCGACGTCACGCTGGTGTTCCTGCAGCCGGCCGATGCCTTGTCGGCGTTCACCCAGCGACGGGTCGACGTCTGGGCGGTCTGGGATCCGTACACGGCGCAGGCCGAGAAGGAGCTCTCGGTGCGCAGCATCGCCCGCGCCACCGGGGTGACCAACGGCGCCGGCTTCGGTGTCGCTTCCGATGCGGCACTGGCCGATCCGAAACGCAACACCGCGCTGGGTGACCTGCTCGTGCGGTACGCCGACGCGGTGCGGTGGGCGAACGACCACCGTGACGAATGGGCGCAGCGGTACGCCGCCGAAGTCGGGCTCGACCCCGCGGTGGCCGTACTCGCCCAGGGCCGCAGTCTGCGTCTGCCGACAGCGCTGTCCGACGAGCTGGTCGCCTCCGAGCAGGAGATGGCCGACCTGTTCGCCGAGTCGCAGCAGATCGCCGCGGCACCCGACTTCTCGAAGTGGGTCGACCGTCGCTACGCCGACGTGCTCGAGCCGCTGTACCTCGACCGCAATTAG
- a CDS encoding RecQ family ATP-dependent DNA helicase, which yields MVGQGKYAAELSRTAQRVFGWDELHPEQLEAMEAILAGRDVVAVLPTGSGKSAIYQVPAVLLEGATVVVSPLIALQQDQIAGLADTRAPEAVAIHSQQRSSVTADNWDAVRSHEAEYIFVSPEQLANDAVVSRLTEAAVSLIVVDEAHCVSAWGHDFRPDYLRLGEAFAQFGKGAPVVALTATASVVVRREIVERLRLRDPLMVVGNFDRPNLTLEVQQFVRDTDKRAAVVETVADLTGPGLLYTATRKDAERYAESLTERGVRAAVYHAGLAAAERESVHERFRDDELEVVVATSAFGMGIDKPNVRFVVHASVPDSLDSFYQQIGRAGRDGEHALALLFYRAEDLGLARFFTTHRPDADLIKAVYKALDTDKPKPMKKLRAQLDLRGRRLTNAINLLEQGEAVRSTRKGFLSNGIRPRDAVTAATEVVEARERVDRSRVEMMRGYAESRDCRRQFLLSYFGQPLHGPCGNCDRCRDADTTADTGTDTGEQAAIPVDTAVSHKEWGSGVVIGGDTDRITVLFEDYGYRTLAMSAVNENNLLTTL from the coding sequence GTGGTTGGACAAGGCAAGTACGCGGCCGAGCTGAGTCGCACGGCACAACGGGTGTTCGGCTGGGACGAACTACACCCCGAACAGCTCGAGGCGATGGAGGCCATTCTCGCGGGCCGCGACGTGGTGGCGGTGCTGCCGACCGGATCGGGCAAGTCCGCGATCTACCAGGTTCCCGCGGTGCTGCTCGAGGGCGCCACCGTGGTCGTGTCGCCGTTGATCGCGCTGCAGCAGGACCAGATCGCCGGCCTGGCCGACACCCGTGCCCCCGAGGCCGTCGCGATCCACTCCCAGCAGCGCTCCTCGGTGACCGCGGACAACTGGGATGCGGTGCGCAGCCACGAGGCCGAGTACATCTTCGTGTCGCCCGAACAGCTCGCCAACGACGCGGTGGTCAGCCGACTCACCGAGGCCGCTGTCTCGCTGATCGTCGTCGACGAGGCCCACTGCGTATCGGCGTGGGGGCACGACTTCCGGCCCGACTACCTGCGGCTGGGCGAGGCCTTCGCCCAGTTCGGGAAAGGGGCGCCCGTGGTTGCGTTGACCGCCACCGCGTCGGTCGTGGTGCGCCGCGAGATCGTGGAGCGGCTGCGGCTGCGCGACCCGCTGATGGTGGTGGGCAACTTCGACCGGCCGAATCTGACACTGGAGGTCCAGCAGTTCGTCCGCGACACCGACAAGCGCGCCGCGGTCGTCGAGACGGTCGCGGACCTGACCGGGCCCGGACTGCTGTACACCGCCACGCGCAAAGACGCCGAGCGCTACGCCGAGTCGCTGACCGAACGTGGTGTGCGCGCCGCGGTTTACCACGCGGGTCTCGCGGCGGCCGAGCGGGAGAGCGTCCACGAGCGCTTCCGCGACGACGAGCTCGAGGTGGTGGTGGCGACGTCGGCGTTCGGCATGGGAATCGACAAACCCAACGTGCGGTTCGTCGTCCACGCCTCGGTGCCCGATTCGCTCGACTCGTTCTACCAGCAGATCGGCAGGGCCGGTCGAGACGGTGAGCATGCGCTGGCCCTGCTGTTCTACCGCGCCGAGGATCTGGGGTTGGCCCGGTTCTTCACCACCCACCGTCCCGACGCCGACCTCATCAAAGCCGTCTACAAGGCGCTCGACACCGACAAGCCGAAGCCCATGAAGAAACTGCGCGCGCAACTCGACCTGCGGGGACGCAGGCTGACCAACGCGATCAACCTGCTCGAGCAGGGAGAGGCGGTTCGGTCCACCCGCAAGGGGTTCCTGTCCAACGGGATCCGACCCCGGGACGCGGTGACCGCAGCGACCGAGGTGGTCGAGGCCCGCGAGCGGGTGGACCGCAGCCGGGTCGAGATGATGCGCGGCTACGCCGAATCCCGGGACTGCCGGCGGCAGTTCCTGCTGAGCTATTTCGGCCAGCCGCTGCACGGCCCGTGCGGCAACTGTGACCGCTGCCGCGACGCCGACACCACCGCCGACACCGGTACCGACACCGGTGAGCAGGCCGCCATCCCGGTCGACACCGCGGTGTCGCACAAGGAGTGGGGGAGTGGCGTCGTCATCGGCGGTGACACCGACCGCATCACCGTGCTGTTCGAGGACTACGGATACCGCACGCTGGCGATGTCGGCGGTCAACGAGAACAACCTGCTGACCACGCTGTGA
- a CDS encoding polyprenol monophosphomannose synthase, translating into MTDPAAQAQRPARPSQRTLVIIPTYNERENLPLIVNRVHTACPQVHILVVDDGSPDGTGELADELALADPDRMHVMHRTSKDGLGAAYLAGFAWGLSREYSVLVEMDADGSHAPEQLHRLLDAVDDGADLAIGSRYVPGGTIRNWPRRRYALSKTANTYARVLLGVDIHDITAGYRAYRREVLEAIDLSAVDSKGYCFQIDLTWRTINNGFTVVEVPITFSERELGQSKMSGSNIREAMLKVADWGIRGRLDRARGLEYRR; encoded by the coding sequence ATGACCGACCCCGCGGCGCAAGCGCAACGCCCGGCCCGCCCGAGTCAGCGGACTCTGGTCATCATCCCCACGTACAACGAGCGGGAGAACCTGCCGCTCATCGTCAACCGCGTGCATACCGCGTGCCCGCAGGTGCACATCCTCGTGGTCGACGACGGGAGTCCCGACGGCACCGGCGAACTCGCCGACGAGCTGGCGCTGGCCGATCCCGACCGCATGCACGTGATGCATCGGACCAGCAAGGACGGTCTCGGCGCGGCGTATCTGGCGGGGTTCGCGTGGGGGTTGAGCCGCGAATACTCGGTGCTGGTCGAAATGGATGCCGACGGCAGCCACGCCCCGGAGCAGCTGCACCGGCTACTCGACGCCGTCGATGACGGTGCAGACCTGGCGATCGGGTCGCGCTACGTCCCGGGCGGCACCATCCGCAACTGGCCGCGGCGCCGCTACGCGCTGTCGAAGACGGCCAACACCTACGCCCGGGTGCTACTCGGTGTGGATATCCACGACATCACCGCCGGCTACCGCGCGTACCGGCGTGAAGTGCTCGAGGCGATCGATCTGTCCGCGGTGGATTCGAAGGGCTACTGCTTCCAGATCGACCTGACCTGGCGGACCATCAACAACGGTTTCACCGTCGTCGAGGTGCCCATCACGTTCAGCGAGCGTGAGCTCGGACAGTCGAAGATGAGCGGATCGAACATCCGCGAAGCCATGCTCAAGGTCGCGGACTGGGGAATCCGCGGGCGCTTGGACCGCGCCCGCGGACTGGAATACCGGCGCTAG
- a CDS encoding ABC transporter ATP-binding protein — MTLTTPPVQRATQSAAHLRHVDKWYGAHHVLDDVSLDVARGEIVALIGRSGSGKSTVLRVLAGLSDDHTGERFVAGAPALAFQEPRLFPWRDVRTNVVYGLTRTRLPKAEAQRRAERALADVGLADRADAWPLTLSGGQAQRVSLARALVAEPQLLLLDEPFGALDALTRLSMRALLLELWRTHMFGVLLVTHDVDEAVALADRVLVLDEGRVVHSLQIDGPRRPPGEDSAHTERYRAELLDRLGVHA; from the coding sequence ATGACACTGACCACACCACCCGTGCAGCGCGCCACCCAGAGCGCCGCCCACCTGCGCCACGTCGACAAGTGGTACGGCGCGCACCACGTGCTGGACGACGTCTCGCTCGACGTCGCCCGCGGTGAGATCGTGGCGCTCATCGGACGCAGCGGCTCGGGCAAGTCGACGGTGCTGCGGGTGCTGGCCGGCCTGTCCGACGATCACACCGGTGAGCGGTTCGTCGCAGGTGCGCCCGCCCTGGCGTTCCAGGAGCCCCGGCTGTTCCCCTGGCGGGACGTGCGCACCAACGTGGTCTACGGATTGACCCGCACCCGGCTGCCGAAGGCGGAGGCACAGCGGCGGGCCGAGCGCGCGCTCGCCGACGTCGGCCTCGCCGACCGCGCCGACGCCTGGCCGCTGACCCTGTCCGGCGGTCAGGCACAACGTGTTTCGCTGGCGCGGGCGCTGGTGGCCGAACCGCAACTGCTGCTGCTCGACGAACCCTTCGGCGCACTCGACGCGTTGACGCGGTTGAGCATGCGCGCCCTGCTGCTCGAGCTGTGGCGGACGCACATGTTCGGCGTGCTGCTCGTCACCCACGACGTGGACGAGGCGGTCGCCCTGGCCGACCGGGTCCTCGTGCTCGACGAAGGCAGGGTGGTGCATTCGCTGCAGATCGACGGACCGCGCCGCCCACCCGGCGAAGACTCCGCACACACCGAGCGCTACCGCGCCGAACTTCTCGACCGGCTCGGCGTCCACGCGTGA
- a CDS encoding FxsA family protein, whose protein sequence is MAMRLFLLYAVVEMAVIVALVSTIGLGWTLLISLATFVVGLALAGSQLKRQLQRLRSGLTATTAQGAVTDSALVALGTVLVVVPGLASSLVGALLLLPPTRAAARPVATALAARRLGRRAPIVVVGAPMRPRRADYIDGEVVEVVDVAPNTVEPTAVERRVD, encoded by the coding sequence ATGGCAATGCGGCTGTTCCTGCTCTACGCCGTCGTCGAGATGGCGGTGATCGTCGCGCTCGTCTCGACCATCGGTCTCGGCTGGACGCTCCTGATCTCCCTGGCGACCTTCGTGGTCGGCCTCGCGCTGGCCGGGTCGCAGCTCAAGCGGCAGCTGCAGCGGCTGCGTTCGGGCCTCACCGCGACCACGGCACAGGGTGCGGTGACCGACAGCGCGCTGGTCGCGCTGGGCACCGTGCTCGTGGTGGTCCCCGGCCTGGCCAGTTCGCTGGTCGGGGCGCTCCTGCTGCTGCCGCCGACCCGCGCCGCCGCCCGACCGGTCGCCACGGCGCTGGCGGCACGCAGGCTGGGCCGGCGCGCACCGATCGTCGTGGTCGGCGCCCCGATGCGCCCCCGCCGCGCGGACTACATCGACGGTGAAGTCGTGGAGGTCGTCGACGTGGCGCCCAACACGGTCGAGCCCACCGCGGTGGAGCGCCGGGTCGACTGA
- a CDS encoding LLM class flavin-dependent oxidoreductase, whose protein sequence is MSASISPGASSISPGASSISPGAKFFWFLPTAGDSRSIVGSSHASSQQTTPPHYRAPSRRYLAEVARAVDRLGYEGVLTPTGTWCEDAWLTSAALLAETERLKFLVAFRPGLVPPTLAAQQAATLQRFSEGRVLLNIVSGGDDVEQRRFGDWLSHDERYARTAEFLHIVTSLWREESLDFTGQHYRVADARVSAPPDPLPQIYFGGSSAAALPVAAQYVDVYLTWGEPPPDAAAKIERVRALAAERGRAVRFGIRLHTISRDTSAAAWAVADELVAGLSPEQIAKATALHAKSESEGQRRMTALHGGRTDRLEIYPNLWAGVGLVRGGAGTALVGSHEEVANLIYEYHSLGFDDFILSGYPHLEEAYWFAEGVLPILERKGVA, encoded by the coding sequence ATGTCTGCATCCATCTCGCCGGGGGCTTCATCCATTTCGCCGGGGGCTTCATCCATTTCGCCGGGGGCGAAATTCTTCTGGTTCCTGCCTACCGCCGGCGACAGCCGCTCGATCGTCGGTTCGTCCCACGCGTCGTCACAGCAGACGACGCCGCCGCACTACCGGGCGCCCAGCCGTCGCTACCTCGCGGAGGTGGCGCGCGCGGTGGACCGGCTGGGCTACGAAGGGGTGCTGACGCCGACCGGAACCTGGTGCGAGGACGCGTGGCTCACCTCCGCGGCACTGCTCGCCGAGACCGAGCGGCTCAAATTCCTGGTCGCGTTCCGGCCCGGTCTGGTGCCGCCGACGCTGGCCGCCCAGCAGGCCGCGACGCTGCAGCGGTTCTCCGAGGGCCGAGTGCTGCTCAACATCGTCAGCGGCGGCGACGACGTGGAGCAGCGCCGGTTCGGGGACTGGCTGAGCCACGACGAACGCTACGCGCGCACCGCCGAATTCCTGCACATCGTCACGTCGCTGTGGCGTGAGGAGTCGTTGGACTTCACCGGTCAGCACTATCGCGTCGCCGATGCCAGGGTGTCGGCACCGCCGGACCCCTTGCCGCAGATCTACTTCGGCGGGTCGTCGGCCGCCGCGCTGCCGGTCGCCGCGCAGTACGTCGACGTCTACCTGACCTGGGGCGAGCCCCCACCGGATGCCGCGGCCAAGATCGAACGGGTCCGCGCGCTGGCCGCCGAACGGGGGCGCGCCGTCCGCTTCGGGATCCGTTTGCACACGATCAGCCGGGACACCTCCGCCGCGGCGTGGGCCGTCGCCGACGAGTTGGTCGCCGGGCTTTCGCCCGAGCAGATCGCCAAAGCCACTGCACTGCATGCGAAATCGGAATCGGAGGGACAGCGCCGTATGACGGCGCTGCACGGCGGCCGCACCGACCGGCTCGAGATCTACCCCAATCTGTGGGCCGGTGTGGGACTGGTCCGAGGTGGTGCCGGCACCGCGCTGGTGGGCAGCCACGAGGAGGTCGCCAACCTCATCTACGAGTACCACTCGCTCGGATTCGACGATTTCATCCTGTCCGGGTACCCGCATCTGGAAGAGGCGTACTGGTTCGCCGAGGGAGTGCTGCCGATCCTCGAGCGCAAAGGCGTGGCCTGA
- a CDS encoding amidohydrolase gives MTTLLLNGRVHSPAQPDATALAVRDGTVAWLGSDDVGRAQFPQAEIVDLDGAFVAPAFVDSHVHLTATGLSLIGLDLRHAGSLRECLDLLEQYVRTHPGGVIWGHGWDESGWPEPVAPSTEDIDAVVGPHAAYLARVDVHSAVASSALRDLVPGLADAAGYHPQRPLTADAHHRVRAAARAGLTAAQRGQARRAALDAAAAHGVVAVHECAGPEIGGLDDWLDLRRTEHGVQIFGYWGEAATDAAHARDLLDRTGAHGLAGDLFVDGALGSRTAWLSRPYADAPGECGNTYLDEDAVATHLSACTEAGITAGFHVIGDAAVGAVVSALAGVVARFGAPAVARCGHRLEHLEMVTAEQAAQLGAWGVIASMQPHFDALWGGPAGMYARRLGSDRAAGLNPFALLASQGVPLAFGSDSPVTSMDPWSSVRAASHHQTPGSAISLRAAFAAATRGAWRAAGVRDGVTGTLVPGAPASYAVWEADGFEVSAPADSVQRWSTDPRSRVPALPRLSPGDPLPRCRQTVHRGVVIHG, from the coding sequence GTGACGACACTGCTGCTCAACGGGCGGGTGCACAGCCCCGCCCAGCCCGATGCCACCGCGCTCGCGGTGCGTGACGGCACCGTGGCCTGGCTGGGCAGCGACGACGTCGGCCGCGCCCAGTTCCCGCAGGCCGAGATCGTGGACCTGGACGGCGCTTTCGTGGCACCGGCTTTCGTCGACAGCCATGTCCACCTCACCGCCACGGGTCTGTCGCTCATCGGCCTGGACCTGCGCCACGCCGGCTCCCTGCGTGAATGCCTCGACCTGCTCGAGCAGTACGTACGCACCCACCCGGGCGGGGTGATCTGGGGTCACGGCTGGGACGAATCCGGATGGCCCGAACCCGTCGCGCCCAGCACCGAGGACATCGACGCGGTGGTGGGGCCACACGCGGCGTACTTGGCCCGGGTCGACGTCCACTCGGCGGTGGCGTCGTCCGCGCTACGCGATCTCGTACCCGGTCTGGCCGACGCCGCCGGATACCACCCCCAGCGGCCCCTGACCGCCGACGCACACCACCGCGTCCGCGCCGCCGCACGCGCCGGACTGACGGCCGCGCAACGTGGCCAGGCCCGCCGCGCCGCGCTGGACGCCGCGGCCGCCCACGGCGTCGTCGCCGTGCACGAGTGCGCGGGTCCGGAGATCGGTGGCCTCGACGACTGGCTGGACCTGCGCCGAACCGAGCACGGCGTGCAGATCTTCGGATACTGGGGCGAGGCCGCCACCGACGCCGCACACGCCCGCGATCTGCTGGACCGCACGGGCGCCCACGGTCTGGCGGGGGATCTGTTCGTCGACGGCGCGCTCGGCTCGCGCACCGCGTGGCTGAGCCGGCCCTACGCCGACGCGCCGGGGGAGTGCGGCAACACCTACCTCGACGAGGACGCCGTCGCGACCCACCTGTCCGCCTGCACCGAGGCGGGAATCACGGCCGGTTTCCACGTCATCGGTGACGCGGCGGTCGGCGCGGTGGTCTCGGCGCTGGCCGGCGTCGTCGCGCGATTCGGGGCCCCCGCGGTGGCCCGCTGCGGTCACCGCCTCGAGCATCTGGAGATGGTGACCGCGGAGCAGGCCGCACAACTCGGGGCCTGGGGTGTCATCGCCAGCATGCAGCCGCATTTCGACGCACTGTGGGGTGGCCCGGCCGGGATGTACGCGCGGCGGCTGGGGTCTGATCGAGCCGCCGGGCTCAACCCGTTCGCGCTGTTAGCATCCCAAGGCGTGCCCCTCGCCTTCGGCTCCGACAGCCCCGTCACCAGCATGGACCCGTGGTCCAGCGTGCGGGCCGCGAGCCACCACCAGACGCCGGGCAGCGCGATCTCGCTGCGCGCCGCGTTCGCCGCGGCCACCCGGGGCGCCTGGCGCGCAGCCGGGGTGCGCGACGGCGTGACCGGCACCCTGGTGCCCGGCGCGCCGGCGTCGTATGCGGTGTGGGAGGCCGACGGCTTCGAGGTCAGCGCACCCGCCGACTCCGTCCAACGCTGGTCGACCGATCCGCGGTCCCGCGTGCCCGCGCTGCCGCGGCTGAGTCCCGGCGATCCGCTGCCGCGCTGTCGTCAGACGGTGCACCGGGGTGTCGTCATCCATGGCTGA
- the lnt gene encoding apolipoprotein N-acyltransferase: protein MADAPPGRLASLGPRLRRLPRAVIDRMWQLVAAIGGGLLLCVSFPPFGWWYCAFAAAALLAWVLTRDSTTRAGGFGYGFLFGLTFYIPLLPWISGLVGALPWLALAAVEALFPALFGLAAVTVRRLPGWPIWFAALWAAQEWLKSSVPFGGFPWGAVAFGQTDGPLLALARFGGAPLLSFAVVLVGFALAALAGEIVERTRRHDIHAGAPPAVVLPGAVIAVVLLGTAVVWPQVRHSGMGAVDDQPVTVAAVQGNVPRLGLEFNAQRRAVLDNHVQETMRLAQDVRAGRAPQPMFVVWPENSSDIDPLANPDAGEQIAAAAAAINAPILVGTVMRTPDWSPDNPVSTNTVLVWNPGTGPADRHDKRIVQPFGEYLPWRGFFSKLSPYADRAGYFIPGDGTGVVSAAGVPVGITTCWEVIFDRAARESVRNGAQVLAVPTNNATFDEAMSRQQLAFGRLRAVEHDRYVVVAGTTGISAVIAPDGRELARTSFFEPAYLDNQIRLKTDITPATRWGPLVQALLVIAGVGAVIAAILHNGNFVPRRLRRRRTATPDRATLSGARSSNEGVT from the coding sequence ATGGCTGACGCACCGCCCGGCCGGCTGGCGTCGCTCGGCCCGCGGCTGCGCCGGTTGCCGCGCGCCGTGATCGACCGCATGTGGCAACTGGTCGCCGCGATAGGCGGCGGCCTGCTGCTGTGCGTGAGCTTCCCGCCGTTCGGCTGGTGGTACTGCGCATTCGCCGCGGCCGCCCTGCTGGCGTGGGTGCTGACGAGGGATTCGACGACGCGGGCGGGCGGGTTCGGATACGGGTTCCTGTTCGGGCTGACGTTCTACATCCCGCTGCTGCCGTGGATCAGCGGACTGGTCGGGGCCCTGCCGTGGCTGGCGCTGGCCGCGGTGGAGGCGCTGTTCCCCGCGCTCTTCGGCCTGGCCGCCGTCACCGTGCGCCGGTTGCCCGGCTGGCCGATCTGGTTCGCCGCGCTATGGGCGGCCCAGGAGTGGCTGAAGTCCAGCGTGCCGTTCGGCGGCTTCCCCTGGGGAGCGGTGGCGTTCGGTCAGACCGACGGCCCGCTGCTCGCGCTGGCGCGCTTCGGCGGTGCGCCGCTGCTGTCGTTCGCGGTCGTCCTGGTCGGCTTCGCGCTGGCGGCGCTGGCCGGGGAGATCGTGGAGCGGACCCGCCGCCACGACATCCACGCCGGGGCGCCACCGGCAGTGGTCCTGCCCGGCGCCGTGATCGCGGTGGTGCTGCTGGGCACCGCGGTCGTCTGGCCCCAGGTCCGGCATTCCGGGATGGGCGCCGTCGACGACCAGCCGGTGACCGTCGCCGCGGTGCAGGGCAACGTGCCGCGACTCGGCCTCGAGTTCAACGCCCAGCGACGCGCCGTGCTCGACAACCACGTCCAGGAGACGATGCGGCTCGCGCAGGACGTCCGTGCCGGCCGGGCACCGCAGCCGATGTTCGTGGTGTGGCCGGAGAACTCGTCGGACATCGATCCGCTGGCCAACCCGGACGCCGGTGAACAGATCGCCGCCGCCGCCGCTGCCATCAACGCCCCGATCCTGGTGGGCACCGTGATGCGGACACCCGACTGGAGTCCCGACAACCCGGTGTCGACCAACACCGTGCTCGTGTGGAATCCGGGCACCGGCCCGGCCGACCGCCACGACAAGCGGATCGTGCAGCCGTTCGGCGAGTATCTGCCGTGGCGCGGGTTCTTCAGCAAGCTCTCGCCGTACGCCGACCGGGCCGGCTACTTCATCCCCGGTGACGGCACCGGCGTGGTGAGCGCGGCAGGGGTGCCGGTCGGCATCACCACGTGCTGGGAGGTCATCTTCGACCGTGCGGCCCGCGAATCCGTGCGCAACGGAGCCCAGGTGCTCGCCGTGCCGACCAACAACGCGACCTTCGACGAGGCGATGAGCCGCCAGCAGCTCGCGTTCGGCCGGCTGCGGGCGGTCGAACACGACCGGTACGTGGTGGTCGCGGGCACCACGGGCATCAGCGCGGTGATCGCCCCGGACGGCCGGGAGCTCGCACGGACGTCGTTCTTCGAACCCGCATACCTCGACAACCAGATCCGGTTGAAGACCGACATCACCCCCGCTACCCGGTGGGGTCCCCTCGTGCAGGCGCTGTTGGTGATCGCCGGGGTGGGGGCTGTGATCGCGGCCATACTGCACAATGGAAATTTCGTGCCCAGAAGGTTGCGGCGTCGGCGAACCGCGACCCCGGACCGTGCCACGCTGTCCGGCGCACGCAGCAGCAACGAAGGAGTTACATGA